In one Niallia taxi genomic region, the following are encoded:
- the tagH gene encoding teichoic acids export ABC transporter ATP-binding subunit TagH, whose protein sequence is MTKSVVVKNLTKRYKLYSNNKEKMMDIFLPKSYGEPFYALRDVSFTAEKGDTIGFVGINGSGKSTLSNIIAGIVPETSGTVEIDGQASLIAVAAGLNNQLTGRENIELKCLMLGFSKEKIKALEPDIIEFAELGKFIDQPVKSYSSGMRSRLGFAISVHTDPDVLIIDEALSVGDKAFGEKCLEKMQEFKERGKTMFFVSHSIGQMKKFCEKAIWLEFGQVKMEGSIKDVIPAYEKFMDDYKKMSNKEKKQYRENAFKDRSEEKEKAHS, encoded by the coding sequence ATGACTAAATCTGTCGTAGTGAAGAACTTGACGAAAAGATATAAACTATACAGCAACAACAAGGAAAAAATGATGGATATTTTTTTGCCGAAGAGCTATGGTGAGCCGTTTTATGCACTTAGAGATGTCAGCTTTACTGCGGAAAAAGGCGATACAATCGGCTTTGTCGGCATAAATGGTTCAGGTAAATCAACGCTTTCCAACATTATTGCAGGCATCGTTCCAGAAACGAGCGGCACTGTTGAGATAGATGGACAGGCTTCCTTGATTGCTGTTGCAGCAGGGCTTAATAACCAGCTGACAGGCAGGGAAAACATTGAGCTTAAATGCTTGATGCTCGGCTTCAGCAAAGAAAAGATTAAAGCACTTGAGCCAGATATCATTGAGTTTGCTGAATTAGGCAAGTTCATTGATCAGCCTGTTAAATCCTACAGCAGCGGGATGCGTTCCCGTCTTGGTTTTGCGATTTCTGTTCATACAGATCCAGATGTACTTATCATTGATGAAGCATTGTCTGTTGGGGATAAGGCGTTCGGTGAGAAGTGCTTGGAGAAAATGCAGGAATTTAAGGAACGAGGCAAAACAATGTTCTTTGTCAGCCATTCCATCGGCCAAATGAAGAAATTCTGTGAAAAAGCGATTTGGCTTGAATTTGGCCAGGTGAAAATGGAAGGCAGTATTAAGGATGTTATTCCCGCTTACGAAAAATTTATGGACGATTACAAAAAGATGTCTAATAAAGAGAAAAAGCAGTATCGGGAAAATGCCTTTAAAGACCGAAGTGAAGAAAAGGAAAAAGCACATAGTTAA
- a CDS encoding glycosyltransferase family 4 protein has protein sequence MIYIMLITCFFGSIILTPLVKKLAFKLGAVDKPEQRKVHLKIMPRMGGLAIYISFIIGALIINPNKDYHFPILIGSTIIIITGILDDIYNLSAKIKFLTQTLAAAVVVIWGGVQVEFINLPFGGQIEFGFLDIPITILWIVGITNAINLIDGLDGLAAGVSSIALFTITGMAMIMGNGYVIAISSIALASTLGFLFFNFYPAKIFMGDTGALFLGYIIAVMSLLGFKNVTLISFVIPVIILGVPISDTFFAIIRRLINKQPLSAPDKSHLHHCLLNIGFTHRQTVIIIYAMATFFGLVAVIFSQAKVWGAILLIATVLLIIELFVEKIGLVGKNYKPILKFINDIRYAADKER, from the coding sequence ATGATTTATATAATGCTTATTACATGTTTTTTTGGATCCATCATACTTACTCCTTTAGTGAAAAAACTGGCATTTAAATTAGGAGCGGTTGATAAACCAGAACAGCGTAAAGTGCATCTGAAAATAATGCCCCGAATGGGCGGTTTAGCAATATATATCAGCTTCATTATCGGAGCTTTAATTATTAATCCGAACAAGGATTACCATTTTCCGATTTTAATCGGGAGCACCATCATCATTATTACAGGCATATTAGATGATATTTATAATTTGTCTGCAAAAATCAAATTCCTGACACAAACATTGGCAGCTGCTGTTGTCGTTATCTGGGGTGGAGTACAGGTCGAATTCATTAACCTGCCGTTCGGCGGTCAAATCGAGTTTGGATTCCTGGATATTCCGATTACCATTCTTTGGATCGTTGGGATTACAAATGCGATTAATTTGATTGATGGTCTTGATGGACTAGCTGCAGGAGTTTCCTCTATCGCCTTATTCACGATTACAGGTATGGCGATGATTATGGGGAACGGCTATGTTATTGCCATATCCTCGATTGCTCTTGCGAGTACATTAGGATTTTTATTCTTTAACTTTTATCCGGCGAAGATCTTTATGGGCGATACAGGAGCATTATTCCTTGGTTATATTATTGCTGTTATGTCCCTGCTGGGCTTCAAAAACGTAACATTAATCTCATTCGTTATTCCAGTGATTATCCTAGGTGTGCCGATTTCTGACACGTTTTTCGCGATAATACGCAGGCTTATTAATAAGCAGCCACTATCTGCACCAGATAAATCACATCTGCATCATTGTCTGCTCAATATTGGCTTTACACATAGACAAACAGTCATCATTATTTATGCGATGGCAACATTCTTTGGATTAGTGGCAGTTATTTTCTCGCAAGCGAAGGTGTGGGGAGCAATTCTCCTAATCGCTACAGTACTGCTAATTATTGAGTTGTTTGTTGAAAAGATAGGACTTGTCGGCAAGAACTATAAACCTATCCTGAAATTCATTAATGATATTCGATACGCAGCAGATAAAGAGCGTTAA